From the Malaclemys terrapin pileata isolate rMalTer1 chromosome 13, rMalTer1.hap1, whole genome shotgun sequence genome, one window contains:
- the LOC128847720 gene encoding C-type lectin domain family 2 member D-like has product MESAAQDSESQQALRGSINSGGHQKSGGKPEPRRNRKKNVIALAVALTVVSLGLISAVIVQAVLRPKLLSDDPGPPAGPACPEGWVGYRKKCYYFSETEGNWTYSQSHCSSLGASLAGIDSEQEKAFLLRHKGVHEHWIGLRREQGQPWKWANGTEFNHLFVIRGGDDCAYLNGGNEVSSSQCYMERLWICSKPEVYVMGKGTALEGSSK; this is encoded by the exons ATGGAGTCAGCAGCTCAGGACAGTGAGAGCCAACAGGCACTGCGGGGGAGCATTAATAGCGGTGGACACCAGAAGAGTGGCGGGAAGCCAG AACCTCGTCGTAACCGCAAGAAAAATGTAATCGCCCTCGCAGTCGCCCTCACAGTTGTGTCCTTGGGTCTCATCAGCGCGGTTATTGTCCAAGCAG TGCTGAGACCTAAGCTTCTGTCAGATGATCCGGGCCCCCCTGCTGGCCCTGCATGCCCGGAGGGCTGGGTCGGGTACCGAAAGAAATGCTACTATTTCTCCGAGACTGAAGGGAACTGGACCTACAGCCAGAGCCACTGCTCTTCCCTCGGCGCCTCCCTGGCTGGGATCGACAGTGAGCAGGAAAAG GCGTTCCTGCTGCGCCATAAGGGTGTCCATGAGCACTGGATCGGCCTCCGGAGGGAGCAGGGACAGCCCTGGAAATGGGCCAACGGCACCGAATTCAACCACCT GTTTGTGATCAGAGGAGGAGATGACTGCGCGTATCTGAATGGCGGGAATGAAGTCAGCAGCTCACAGTGCTACATGGAAAGACTGTGGATCTGTAGCAAACCGGAGGTGTATGTGATGGGAAAAGGGACTGCACTGGAAGGGAGCTCAAAATAa